One Brassica napus cultivar Da-Ae chromosome C4, Da-Ae, whole genome shotgun sequence genomic region harbors:
- the LOC111205465 gene encoding uncharacterized protein LOC111205465 has translation MESLLHAEAQNSLAQEIDRSCLQVTPKNGKDGPSYSFSKPLIISMDTYSSRVIAHKAPFDSKAAAKDKAIDQCRAFVILLGYDAKEKALQLNGSDMGGWNALVKFAPEEEDEEYQVESEYKDFVINELLNDKRFRFGIAVLGYDPSLPEDEVKSILTEHFSSCGVITHVYVCTLDECTNIYFSKKEGEASAMDLNGSKVGGFKITTMLLATAISNPRLAPGDEPTVGYSIPAPFLEFAREINKKLDDYMTEWRVKARREQKFMAS, from the exons ATGGAATCATTGCTTCATGCTGAGGCACAAAACTCTCTAGCTCAGGAAATAGATCGTAGTTGTTTACAAGTAACACCAAAGAATGGGAAAGACGGACCTTCCTACTCCTTCTCTAAACCCCTAATCATATCGATGGACACGTACTCTAGCAGGGTAATCGCCCACAAG GCACCGTTCGATAGTAAGGCTGCTGCTAAGGATAAAGCCATCGATCAGTG TCGTGCTTTTGTTATTCTTTTGGGATATGACGCAAAAGAGAAAGCGTTGCAACTTAATGGAAGTGACATGGGAGGTTGGAATGCCCTTGTTAAGTTTGCAcccgaggaagaagatgaggaatACCAGGTGGAATCAGAATataaagattttgttataaatgaGCTACTAAATGACAAAAGATT TAGGTTTGGCATTGCCGTTTTGGGGTATGACCCTTCCCTCCCTGAAGATGAAGTCAAGAGCATTTTGACAGAACATTTCTCTTCTTGTGGAGTGATAACACATGTTTACGTTTGTACTCTCGACGAGTGTACTAATATCTATTTTTCCAAAAAAGAAGGTGAAGCTAGTGCTATGGATCTTAATGGAAGTAAAGTGGGCGGATTCAAAATAACTACTATGCTCTTAGCCACAGCCATAAGTAACCCTCGCCTTGCCCCCGGTGATGAACCTACTGTTGGCTATTCTATCCCAG CTCCTTTTCTTGAGTTCGCCCGCGAGATCAATAAGAAGCTCGATGATTATATGACTGAGTGGAGGGTCAAGGCGAGGAGGGAGCAGAAGTTCATGGCCTCGTAA
- the LOC106394019 gene encoding nucleolin 1 has translation MDTYSRKRSAPKEPFDSEPAAKEKFNYISSRVRISVEGFSHGRLTDEIKSELINHFKSCGDLISVEVPTDPILESRAFVNYHGHLAKERALQLNGSDIGNWKALVKFAPREEDLDYQVSLRYHRSLYSDLANDERFWYGIAVLGYDTSLPEDQVKSILTEHFSSCGVITHVFVCTPDECTNIYFSKKEDEASAMDLNGSKVGGFKITTMLLATAISNPRLAPGDEPTVGYSIPAPFLEFAREINKKRDDYMTEWRVKERRERVKARREQARREQAFKAS, from the exons ATGGACACGTACTCTCGCAAGCGATCCGCCCCCAAG GAACCGTTCGATAGTGAGCCTGCTGCTAAGGAAAAATTCAATTACATCAGTTCCAG GGTTAGGATATCTGTTGAAGGATTCAGCCATGGCCGACTTACGGATGAAATCAAGAGTGAACTGATTAATCACTTCAAATCATGTGGCGACCTCATTAGCGTTGAGGTTCCCACAGACCCTATTTTAGAAAG TCGTGCTTTTGTTAATTATCATGGACATCTCGCAAAAGAGAGAGCGTTGCAACTTAATGGAAGTGACATTGGAAATTGGAAGGCCCTTGTTAAGTTTGCACCCCGGGAAGAAGACCTGGATTACCAGGTGTCATTACGTTATCATAGATCTCTGTATTCTGACCTAGCCAATGACGAAAGATT TTGGTATGGCATTGCCGTTTTGGGGTATGACACTTCCCTTCCTGAAGATCAAGTCAAGAGCATTTTGACAGAACATTTCTCTTCTTGTGGAGTGATAACACATGTTTTCGTTTGCACTCCCGACGAGTGTACTAATATCTATTTTTCCaaaaaagaagatgaagctAGTGCTATGGATCTTAATGGAAGTAAAGTGGGCGGATTCAAAATAACTACTATGCTCTTAGCCACCGCCATAAGTAACCCTCGCCTTGCCCCCGGTGATGAACCTACGGTTGGCTATTCTATCCCAG CTCCTTTTCTTGAGTTCGCCCGCGAGATCAATAAGAAGCGCGATGATTATATGACTGAGTGGAGGGTCAAGGAGAGGAGGGAGAGGGTCAAGGCGAGGAGGGAGCAGGCGAGGAGGGAGCAGGCTTTCAAGGCCTCGTAA
- the LOC125585246 gene encoding uncharacterized protein LOC125585246 isoform X1, with amino-acid sequence MGGWNALVKFAPEEEDEEYQAESDYTDFVMNQLLNDERFRFGICVVGYDSSLLKDEVEEALTAHFSSCGVIIHVDVDLLDKMTSIYFSEEEGETSAMNLDGSQVDGFKINTMLVPTTARSNPPHPPGETHCGYCPPAQMLEFADEIQEKIDFYMTEWRLNAMTKKLSVLKKQRARALKKQKARALKKQKAWALMTQKARAKEGEGSQSF; translated from the exons ATGGGAGGTTGGAATGCCCTTGTTAAGTTTGCAcccgaggaagaagatgaggaatACCAGGCGGAATCAGACTATACAGATTTTGTTATGAATCAGCTACTAAATGACGAAAGATT TAGGTTTGGCATTTGCGTTGTGGGGTATGACTCCTCCCTTCTTAAAGATGAAGTCGAGGAGGCTTTGACTGCACATTTCTCTTCTTGTGGAGTTATAATACATGTTGACGTTGATCTCCTCGACAAGATGACTAGTATCTATTTTtccgaagaagaaggagaaactAGTGCCATGAATCTTGATGGAAGTCAAGTCGACGGATTCAAAATAAATACTATGCTCGTACCCACAACAGCCAGAAGTAACCCTCCCCATCCCCCCGGTGAAACTCATTGTGGCTATTGTCCCCCAG CTCAAATGCTTGAGTTTGCCGACGAGATCCAGGAGAAGATCGACTTTTATATGACTGAGTGGAGGCTCAATGCGATGACAAAGAAGCTCAGTGTGCTTAAGAAGCAGAGGGCCAGGGCTCTTAAGAAGCAGAAGGCCAGGGCTCTTAAGAAGCAGAAGGCCTGGGCTCTTATGACGCAGAAGGCCAGGGCCAAGGAGGGAGAGGGGTCACAGTCCTTTTGA
- the LOC125585246 gene encoding uncharacterized protein LOC125585246 isoform X2 — translation MGGWNALVKFAPEEEDEEYQAESDYTDFVMNQLLNDERLFGICVVGYDSSLLKDEVEEALTAHFSSCGVIIHVDVDLLDKMTSIYFSEEEGETSAMNLDGSQVDGFKINTMLVPTTARSNPPHPPGETHCGYCPPAQMLEFADEIQEKIDFYMTEWRLNAMTKKLSVLKKQRARALKKQKARALKKQKAWALMTQKARAKEGEGSQSF, via the exons ATGGGAGGTTGGAATGCCCTTGTTAAGTTTGCAcccgaggaagaagatgaggaatACCAGGCGGAATCAGACTATACAGATTTTGTTATGAATCAGCTACTAAATGACGAAAGATT GTTTGGCATTTGCGTTGTGGGGTATGACTCCTCCCTTCTTAAAGATGAAGTCGAGGAGGCTTTGACTGCACATTTCTCTTCTTGTGGAGTTATAATACATGTTGACGTTGATCTCCTCGACAAGATGACTAGTATCTATTTTtccgaagaagaaggagaaactAGTGCCATGAATCTTGATGGAAGTCAAGTCGACGGATTCAAAATAAATACTATGCTCGTACCCACAACAGCCAGAAGTAACCCTCCCCATCCCCCCGGTGAAACTCATTGTGGCTATTGTCCCCCAG CTCAAATGCTTGAGTTTGCCGACGAGATCCAGGAGAAGATCGACTTTTATATGACTGAGTGGAGGCTCAATGCGATGACAAAGAAGCTCAGTGTGCTTAAGAAGCAGAGGGCCAGGGCTCTTAAGAAGCAGAAGGCCAGGGCTCTTAAGAAGCAGAAGGCCTGGGCTCTTATGACGCAGAAGGCCAGGGCCAAGGAGGGAGAGGGGTCACAGTCCTTTTGA